From Virgibacillus natechei, the proteins below share one genomic window:
- a CDS encoding flavin reductase family protein, whose amino-acid sequence MLSFDPSNNTDKENHKLLIGSIIPRPIAFVTSIAENGTVNGAPFSYFNVVSSNPPMISISVQRIKGTAKDTARNIKENKEFVVHIVDEQNVNKINETAATLPSDESEIEKADLTRTESESVSVPGIKEAKVRLECTLERSIELGENNVTDLIIGKVVRYHIDEEIYDAGRIDPNALAAVSRLAGSNYSKTGDIFSMERPK is encoded by the coding sequence TTGCTTTCCTTTGACCCAAGCAATAATACAGACAAGGAAAATCACAAATTATTAATCGGTAGCATTATACCGAGGCCAATAGCTTTTGTGACAAGCATTGCCGAGAACGGGACGGTCAACGGGGCACCATTTAGTTATTTTAACGTTGTATCATCAAACCCACCGATGATCTCAATCTCCGTGCAACGTATAAAAGGAACCGCTAAAGACACCGCTCGTAACATCAAGGAGAACAAGGAATTTGTTGTGCACATTGTAGATGAGCAGAATGTAAATAAAATAAATGAAACAGCAGCAACCCTCCCATCTGATGAAAGTGAAATCGAAAAGGCTGATCTAACACGGACTGAAAGTGAATCCGTATCGGTACCAGGAATCAAAGAAGCCAAGGTTCGGTTGGAATGCACCCTAGAGCGTTCTATTGAATTAGGTGAGAATAATGTTACGGATCTCATTATCGGCAAAGTGGTTCGCTATCATATTGATGAAGAAATATATGACGCAGGTAGAATTGACCCGAATGCCTTAGCTGCTGTCAGTCGTTTAGCTGGATCAAATTATTCAAAAACCGGCGACATTTTTTCAATGGAAAGACCAAAATAG
- a CDS encoding alpha/beta hydrolase, with amino-acid sequence MKHIFQQGNDPSRPTLLLLHGTGGTEQDLLPLAEKIDPEANILSVRGNVSENGMPRFFRRLGEGVFDEEDLIFRTKELDEFLDEAAQEHHFDRNNIVAVGYSNGANIAASLLFHYQHSLKAAILHHPMVPRRGIDLPDLSGKHVFIAAGSNDPICAPEESKDLKSLLEGANANVELMWENKGHQLTMNEVIAAEKWYKNI; translated from the coding sequence ATGAAACATATCTTTCAACAAGGAAACGATCCATCACGACCAACATTACTATTACTACACGGAACTGGAGGAACAGAGCAAGACCTCCTTCCTCTAGCAGAAAAAATTGATCCGGAGGCAAATATTTTAAGTGTACGAGGAAATGTTTCGGAGAACGGGATGCCACGCTTTTTCCGTAGGTTAGGTGAAGGTGTATTTGATGAGGAAGATCTTATTTTCCGCACAAAAGAATTAGATGAATTTCTTGATGAAGCGGCTCAGGAGCATCATTTTGACCGCAATAATATTGTGGCTGTCGGCTACTCTAATGGTGCTAACATTGCTGCCAGCTTACTATTCCATTATCAACATTCCTTAAAAGCAGCAATCCTACATCACCCAATGGTGCCAAGAAGAGGGATCGACTTACCAGATCTTTCAGGTAAACATGTATTTATTGCAGCTGGATCAAATGACCCGATCTGTGCACCCGAAGAGTCAAAGGATCTAAAATCGTTACTTGAAGGGGCTAATGCGAACGTAGAACTTATGTGGGAAAACAAGGGCCACCAGTTAACGATGAATGAAGTAATAGCAGCCGAGAAATGGTATAAGAATATATAA
- a CDS encoding VOC family protein: protein MENKFFEKPATYVGELSVNVTDLEKALTFYQDVIGFQILEQSERKASLTADGKTALLTLEQPENVQPKEGRTTGLFHFAILLPTRVDLSSFVNYLIKKGDVRLGASDHYVSEALYLSDPDGNGIEVYRDRPSSEWSWTNGEVSMGTEALDGDSLVAESNKEWNGLPSETIMGHIHLHVSDLQTTDKFYMDGLGFTVVTKYSGALFTSTADYHHHIGLNVWNGEGAPTPAKNSVGLNWYTLVFPSTNVRQEAIDRLEQMGASVRAEEEYYAVEDPSGNVIHLVVH from the coding sequence ATGGAAAATAAATTCTTTGAAAAACCAGCAACCTATGTGGGAGAGCTCAGTGTTAATGTAACCGATTTGGAGAAAGCACTTACGTTTTATCAAGATGTCATTGGGTTTCAAATACTGGAACAATCAGAGCGCAAAGCATCATTAACAGCTGATGGAAAAACAGCTTTGCTTACATTGGAACAGCCGGAAAATGTTCAACCAAAAGAAGGAAGAACGACAGGTTTATTTCACTTTGCTATCCTTTTGCCTACACGTGTTGACCTTTCCAGTTTTGTGAATTATCTCATTAAAAAAGGTGATGTCCGATTAGGAGCATCTGATCATTATGTAAGTGAAGCATTGTATTTATCTGATCCAGATGGAAATGGAATTGAAGTATACCGAGACCGCCCGTCATCTGAATGGAGTTGGACGAATGGTGAAGTTTCCATGGGCACAGAAGCGTTAGACGGAGATAGTCTGGTTGCAGAAAGTAATAAGGAGTGGAATGGACTACCAAGTGAGACGATAATGGGTCACATCCATTTACATGTTTCGGATCTTCAAACGACTGATAAATTTTATATGGATGGTCTTGGATTTACTGTTGTTACGAAATATTCGGGTGCACTATTTACATCAACCGCTGACTACCATCATCATATTGGATTAAATGTATGGAATGGAGAAGGCGCCCCGACCCCTGCAAAAAATAGTGTAGGTTTGAACTGGTATACACTTGTTTTCCCGAGTACAAATGTGAGGCAAGAAGCAATTGATCGTCTGGAACAGATGGGTGCAAGTGTGAGAGCTGAAGAGGAATATTACGCAGTGGAGGATCCGTCTGGGAATGTGATACACTTGGTCGTTCATTAA